In Rutidosis leptorrhynchoides isolate AG116_Rl617_1_P2 chromosome 2, CSIRO_AGI_Rlap_v1, whole genome shotgun sequence, one genomic interval encodes:
- the LOC139889065 gene encoding uncharacterized protein produces the protein MTVEEARDDDEVITGKFLVNNCYATILFDSGADRSYASTELCTLFNKKPQAFDIKCLVEVANGKLMKVDKVYKNCNLILDDKLFKIDLLPVELGSFDVVVGMDWLCPLRAAIMCYEKTVNVPLEYSETLIIQGEKSGSKLNIISCIKSRKYLMKGYQAILAYVKEVESEEK, from the coding sequence ATGACCGTTGAAGAAGCCCGTGACGATGATGAAGTTATAACGGGTAAGTTTCTTGTTAACAACTGCTATGCTACTATTTTATTCgattctggtgctgatagaagttatgcgTCTACTGAATTGTGTACCTTATTCAATAAAAAACCACAAGCCTTTGATATTAAATGTCTCgtagaagtagcaaacggtaagctTATGAAAGTAGACAAAGTTTATAAGAATTGTAACCTAATTCTAGACGACAAACTCTTTAAGATTGACTTACTGCCAGTTGagttaggaagcttcgatgtagttGTAGGAATGGATTGGTTATGTCCATTGAGAGCGgcaatcatgtgctatgagaaaaccGTTAATGTCCCTCTTGAATATAGTGAAACCCTAATCATTCAAggagaaaagagtggttccaaactTAACATCATTTCTTGTATCAAAAGCAGAaaatatctaatgaagggatatcaagcCATCTTGGCTTATGTTAAGGAAGTCGAATCGGAAGAAAAATGA